The stretch of DNA CGAAATCAACAGTTTTCTGATGCTAATCAATATCTCAGGCGTAGAGATTGTACCGAATCAAGTAGAATGTTTGATGCCTTGAGGTCCCGATAGATGACATTAGCATCCAGACTGTGCAAGAAGGCCAGTCCTCGTGCAACATCTACTGCAACGCGCATCCGTTTACTCCAAGTCATAAGCTGAACTCCTTCTGCACAAAAATGGAAACATCACTAGTCTTCATCAGCAACTTTCTGGAAAAGCGTACTATGCACTGATTTTAAATGTATCAAATGGAGGCAGTAGATGAGACATGCTACAAGAAAAAATAGGATTATAATCGATGAGAATAAAAGCAAGCAGGGAAGAAAAGCTTAGAAAAAGATTCTCAAGTCAAGCCTAGATTGAGTTGGCTTTGTTGTCCAAGCGTTCGAGTAATGAACTGCTTTCTTCAGAAGATCATAGAAAAGATCCTTCAATTGCATGAACCATTATCTTACTAAGAGATAATACCAATTCTGGAGTATTAGCGTTATATCAATGCTTGAGAAAAATGTTTGGCACTGCTACACAAATAAAGCATACAAATCAGACACGGATCCAGGATATGAAGTTTACGGGTTCTGGTCCTTCTGGATTCTtttactgggttctaaatttaTAACTTCTACACACTAAATGAATTTTTCATGATAAACATAGGGTGTGAGCCAAAGTTATTGGGTTCTGCTGGTGCCGTATACAGTGCATACGCCCCCGTAAAAAATCCTACCTAAATGACaggaaaaattgagaaaagtgaTCATAAGAATTCGGCAAATGAAGAGATTTGACTCACTTCTGAATAGATGATTTTCCAAGCTTCCTTTGGTCATATACTCGTAAACAAGAAGCCTGTTATCACATTCTACACAATATCCAATCAGCCTCACAAGATTTTCGTGACGAAGCTGCCCTAAGTAGTTAACCTCTGCCTGCAGATTTGATGCGAGTGAGACAAAGTTATTATCACTGAGAACAAGTGCCACAAACAAAATATTAAGAAATTTTCTGAAGGCTTAGAAATGAACATACAAGCCATTCTCTGTGCCCCTGAAAGCTTTCTGGCTTAAGTTTCTTGACGGCCACTACCATCCCTGTCCCTGGTTTGCAGGGCGTAAGCGTATTTTCATCCAGCCATCCTTTGAAGACATATCCAAATCCTCCCTCACCAAGAAGACTATCAGCTCGAAAGTTCCTAGTTGCATTCTTGAGGTCATTGAAGGTAAAGGACTTGAGATGGCTGACGGCAGATAGATCACTTTTGCAAGACTTGAGAGCATGTCCTAAACTGCCCTCAAGTGTCTGCTTACAAGGACGATTGTATTCCTTTCTCTCACTTCCAGGGCCTGTTCTAGAATCTAGAATTACAATTACAAAGAAATAAGCAGATAAACAGAACtcgatttgcaaatattaaaagcTAAGTAACATTTTTTTTTCGTTTAAAGTTCCAAGTCACTCTTTTATTGCCAATGTTGTGCAAAGCACTGTAAACAAGTCTTACAAAGTGGACAATATCACTAGTGAGTCCCTGGGGGCATGTAACACCCTAGGTGAATCCCACATCGACAAAATACGGGAGAGTTGCCGGGTATATAGCCTTAGACCCTAATTACGCGTTTTAAAGTCGTGCGGGCCTACGCCCAAAGCGAACAATATCACTAGTGGACTGGGTTGTTACATAAGGAGGGGATGACCTAACCTTCTTGTACAAAATGATAACCTGCTAATCAGATTATACAGTATGTTTTAATACATTGTAGTGGTAACTGCCAAAGTAATACTCGATACAAAAAGCTAAGTAATATTCAATACAAAAAACGAACAAGTCATGGCACAAGCCATACATGCTTTCACAATGTTATGTATCTTATCGATGCCAGTGCTGCTACTAAAGAGATTTCCCAGAACCTAGAAAATGGCTTTTAGACCCAAAATTTCAGGGGTCAGTATGATGCAGGAGAAGCAATGTCTAAAACACCAACGCGCAAGATCACTTTGAATAAATTTAAGTAACTTCTTTGCTGTAACATATAATTGCTCTCACTCTCTTATTTGCAAAGGGATGCAATAAGTAAATTCACGAGAATGATTTACTATACTCCATGAGCCTACTTTAACAACACCAAACTAGACCAAGAACAAATACACACACACAACTCTTTGAACAAAATTGCAGGATAGCACATACAGTGTCCCCATCCAACCTGAAACTCTGCAACCTTCTGGACTACGATATAACGAACAATAACCTCGCATGTCTATTTCTTTTGCTTAGTTTTTGTTTCCAATGTGGAATAGAACTTGAGATGCAAAGGGGGGAAAGAGTACACAATTACTCCAGAGTCAAAACTACACAAAGCTCTTGGGAGCCAATTCGCATAACTTTGAAATGATAGTGAGGATTATCCAAATAATTGGATAGCAATAGCACAAAGTACTAAGAAGCAAATAACAAAACAGCACACCGTATTATTTGCTTCTTAGCCAACTAAATTCAGACTTCTAAAAGATGATAGAAGGGTAAcaccaaaatcaccaaacagcAATTTGGGCACTTGAGAAGTATCCTTTTACTCAAGCGAAACTTAAAGACTTCTCAAAATGGAAACTTTTCTACACAGAAGTGACTTGAAAAGCAATCCACATCTTTTTTCTTATGATGTGGTGTCGGGGCCAACTTTCACGCTCCTCGACTATTTCACCAGATACCTACTACCTCAACCAACACAGCCACACAGGTACCATTAACTTTGCCCGCGAAGCCTTAGGCATATGTAAAGCAATCCATATCTTTCTAGTTCAATGCTTCGTAAAAGCTATTCATTAGAGCATACTGCATACCTATTCTCAATAGCTAACATACATATTCTACGAAATCGCAAAATCTAACTCTAGACTTAACCCTGAACTATAAATAAAAATAAGGTCTTGAACAAATTACAAAAGCAATCCATATCTCTCTAGTTCAATGCTTTCTGAAAGCTAGTCATTACAGCATACCTATTCTCAACacacccccccccccacacacacatatAAAAAAGGGCAACCGGTGCACTAAACTCCCGCTATGCACAGGGTTCAGGGAATGGCCgcaccacaagggtctattgtacgtagccttaccctgcatttctgcaataGGCTGTTTACACGGCTCGAACCAGTGACCTCCGGGTCACATGGCAGTAGCTATGTCAAGGCCTCTTCACGCAcgcacacacacactatatataaatatatatgtgtgtgtgtgttctaCAGAATTGTAAAATTGCTCAAGAATTATCCCTGAATTAGAAATAAAAATAGGATCTTGAACAAACTACAAAAGCAATTCAAATATGTTTAAACTGAAACAAGAGGGAAACATGCAAAAAGACAAAGTGAAAAGAGAATGTTGGAATTCATACCAGACAGCAAGCTAGAAGATGCATGAGCAAGCTTTACAGGTTTACCATAGCAAATCCCCATATTAAAACAAATATCAAGATTCTCACTTTATAACTAACTTTTCCTTTAGAAAATTTGAAAACCAAGAAAACCCCAAAAAGGAtaaaggagaaggaggaggaatAAGAAGAGAAAAGGGGTTGAATTAGTACAAGAATAGAAAAATGAAACCATTGTTAATTGTTATTGTTAAAGAGGAAGAAGCtatgagagagagaaagagagaggccCTTTTAGTCTTCAGTCAAGAGTGAGGAAAATCTCCATTGAAAATGTTGTCACAGCTACGGTTAAACATATGGTCATATGTGGGGTCCATTTTTGAGGATGTGGGGCTTAGTTATGTCTATGTCGTAGGGGTGAAGTATTGAACTGTGCCATCACAAATTTTGACTATCCATAGCCATTGAACGTTGTGATTTTCAACTCGTTGGCCGTTGCCTACAGTAAACACCACCCAAAAAAACAGATAAGACATTTTACGTTCATAATCCTAAAGTATAAACTACCTAATCTAATGTAAGTATTAGTGTAAACGATAcccacttttcttttctttttccgtCTCATTTAAGTGAATCAATAGTATTTTCACTTGTTCTTGACTACTAAATAAAGAGCTGGATGAAGAGATAATAGAGCATCTTCGACAATTGGCATACACAAAAAATTTCGTAAGCAATGTTAATATTTGAAAAAGtaatcaaataaataaattattataacagTAAACAGTgttatttatacatatatattacgAAAAAATTCGACAAAACCATATCACGTGACATTGTTTGGAACAAGGTGTCTATGCCATGCTCTTCGGCCAACTTCGGAGCGAGCTAGCCAAAAATAAGCTAAGACTTACGGTTGAAAGAGTCAAAATAGGGACAAGCGTCCAAATGATCTTATAGACTTCTTTTTAATAATACCAATTTCGTAAAAGAATTGATAGTATCAACTTctcctaaaaaaaattaaaagtggaCGTAATTTAGCTTGAATAAAGTGAAAGGGGTAATAGACTTACCGTTCTCAAATGAAATCATGCTACATTCAATTCAAGGAATACTACGAAATAAATTATCTTAACTACGTCTTAATCTTGAAATTTCAAATAAaacgaataaaatagaaaaataatgaTAGTTCTATCATATAAGCAACTTGTAAATTAGCTTAAAAAGAAATACTAATCATTTGACTAGTCGTAGGTAGCTGATTTTTTATTCTAAGTCAACCCTAGCTTTCTTGTTGGTTATATTTTGACCACTTAACTTGTCAACGACTTCAATTCTATGTGcttcaataatatcaaaattagcCTTAGCAAAAGTGGGACTAATTTGGCATAACATTGAGAATTGGAAGGAAAAAATTGTAGCAACCTTTAAAGCATATTTCAATAACATTATGCAATAAAGATTGCTATAATAGAATAGTTTCAATGTTCTTTTTTACTTTATCTATAGCCAGTTGagtttatttctttcaaaattcaGAAGCATTTAATTATGCCTTCGAAACATACTTTTCATAAAATTTCACCCGCATTTGGATATATTCATGCAATATGTTTGTATATAGACTCCTCTCAcgacgaaaaaatatataaactcCTATCACTTAACCGTGGTTGATTTATAGATATTCTTACCTCATTAAATTGCTTAACTACTACAAATTTAAGTAAGTTTAATTTTTACACATATTTTCTTGTTTCCCTCCACATTCTTAGAAAAGGACAACTGTAAACTCtataaatagaaatatttaaaggATTTCTTTCCCAAATGGTGGCCTTACTAAAAGGAGAAATTAAAGAGGAGAACAAGTTGAATCACAACCCTACTATATTTGAAGGACGACTTCGTCCATATTTGACTTTTAttcaataaaaagaaaataaggcataaaaatacattaaatatttttaaaaaattagagGAGGCTATACACTCAAAGATTTATACTTACACCTAGCTATTCCGTTTCTCACGTGATAAATTCAATGTGTTGGTCAAATGAAAAATAATATAGTTGTCTTTGAATTCcattaaattttattttcgaaaatttatttttatggaGCTTTCAATCATTTTCAGCAATAGGGCAAATTTAGTTTCTTCCGCAGCCCTTAGCGTCGGCTGCTCAAGAAATTTGACTAATTGCTTCTTCAATCTAAAATGAATTCAGAGCGAAAAA from Nicotiana tomentosiformis chromosome 11, ASM39032v3, whole genome shotgun sequence encodes:
- the LOC104104240 gene encoding probable serine/threonine-protein kinase PBL3; this encodes MGICYGKPVKLAHASSSLLSDSRTGPGSERKEYNRPCKQTLEGSLGHALKSCKSDLSAVSHLKSFTFNDLKNATRNFRADSLLGEGGFGYVFKGWLDENTLTPCKPGTGMVVAVKKLKPESFQGHREWLAEVNYLGQLRHENLVRLIGYCVECDNRLLVYEYMTKGSLENHLFRKGVQLMTWSKRMRVAVDVARGLAFLHSLDANVIYRDLKASNILLDSEFNAKLSDFGLARDGPDGDRTHVSTRVIGTRGYAAPEYVATGHLTPKNDVYSFGVVLLELLSGKRATGEENPGGAEETLVEWAIPFLSDSRRVLRIMDTRFGGQYSKKGAQAAAALALRCLHVDPKLRPIMDEVLLATLELLPTPKDIPRISPLQANNAANNKISHHQKRVVTHSR